Below is a genomic region from Planctomycetia bacterium.
GGTGAGGATAACCGCATCTTTACCGTTAACGCTTGAGTCGCCACGCTTGAGTTGTGGAGCCTCTACCACCTTGGCGATGTGACGAACCTGAACAGAGCGGCTCCCCACAAACTTCACGGGGATGCTCTTGATCTCATCCAAAACACGTTCTGGTTTGGGTCCGAGTCTTCCAAGAACACGGATGGTCTGCTCTCCTTCGGAGTTAACCATGAATCCGCCGGAAGCGTTGAGGTTGTTATTCTTGATGGCATCTTCAACTTCCTTTAGCGTCACCCCTTGTTCGACAAGAAGGTTCGGATCAAGCAGTACCTGATACTGCTTTCTGCCTCCACCCATGACGATGACCTGAGCAACGCCAGGGATTTTGAGAAGCCGTGGTCGAATAATCCAGTCAGCTATAGTGCGAAGTTCCATGGCTTGCGAGACTGACCCGTCATCGTTTTTCCGTGACAGCCCGACATGCATGATCTGACCCATGATGGAACTGACCGGTGCCATCTGTGGCCGAACACCTGGTGGTAAACCATCGGCTATCGAGCTTAGTCGTTCCTGTACAGTCTGTCGTGCCAGGTAGATATTGGTATTCCAATCAAACTCCGCATAGACAACCGATAACCCAATAGCAGATTGACTTCGAACTGCCTGCACCCCTGTGGCACCGAGCAGTGCTGATTCGAGAGGAAAGGTTACAAGCGTTTCGACTTCTTCCGATGCAAGCCCTGGGGCTTCCGTCATGATGGTTACACGAGGACGGTCGAGATCAGGGAACACGTCGATTGGAAGTGTTGCCGTGATGTAGCTTCCATAGATGAATGCTGCGATGCTGAGAAAAACAATCAGCATTCGGTATTTCAGGGCAAAGCGAATTAACGAGTTCACGACTAGCACCCTCCAATTAGTGGGAATGACCGCTATGGTCGTGACCCTGTCCACCGGCTTCGCCTTCGGCTTTCGCTTTAAGGGCACGGTTCAGTTGCACTGCCGCGTTTATGGCGATGACGTTGCCAGGGGTGATGCTGCCGTCATTGGCAATAACGGCGTTGTCTTGATCCTCGTAGCGAACATAGACGGGCTTTCTTTCAAGCAGGCTTCCGTTCTGTCTGAAGACGAACGCATCAGAGCCTTCGTGAACGATGGCTTCCCTTGGCAGCACGAACACATCGTTCATTTTTTCAACCGGTACTCCAAGTCTTACTCGTTGTCCAGGCCGAAATCTCCAGACGCGGCGAACGCTGCCACCGTTTGCCGGCGTTTCTCGTACTGCATTGTCAACCGGTAGGTAAAACGAAAGCATCCGCGTCATCGGATCAATATGGCTTGCGATGAAGCGGATGGATAGTTGCGTCGGGGCTGAGCTCCATTCGGAAGAGCTATCAAGTAGTACCATTTGGATGGGCCAGTTTTCTTTCGATGCAACTTGAAGTAGGGGCGACTCCTGCTCAAAGGCCTTGCCTTCAACATCAAGTGCCTGGTGATTTGCCAGGAACGCAAGCACTTGTCCGGCTTGCACAAGTTCACCAAGCTGCACTTTTAACTCTTCCACTTCATAGACGAACTTGTCGCCGTCTTCGGCTTTTCGTGGTGCACGGACGAAGAACTCTGTGAGAAACTTTCCCGACATAACTTGATTCACGTCATCTAGCGAAAGCCCACGAGTGAGAAGGTCTTGCTTATGCGTATCAAGGGCGGCCTGTAGCCTTCGCTCTTCGTAGCCAAGATCAAGCAGCTTGCTCTTAAAGAGCGATTGACTGTCAGCTACCGCTTTCAATCGTTGCTGTTCATCGGCATTGATCTGGAGATCACGAGTAGTCTTATAGAGTTGGGCCTGGGTGTTTTGAAGGTACTCACTAACGAGTCTAAGCTGGAATAGATTGTCACCAGGCTTAACGAGTTGCCCTGGGAGAACATTGATCTTGGTAATGATGCCGGAAAGCGTCGTCGAAACTCCGCGGTTACTCAGCCCAGGCCGCTCCACAATGGTGCCGGGCATCTGTGCAGTTCGCCAGTAGGTGGTTAGTTCAACGGTGCCTGTCTTTAGCCCCAAGTTTGCTTTAGCCTGTTTGCTTAGCTTCAACCGTTCTGGATTATCGAGTGCATGATCATCTGTCTTGCTCGATTCACCGGCGGGCCTTGTGCGCAAAAGCCAACCTTTCCAAGTATCTCGAGTAAGCCAGCCTCCAACGAGCAAAGCTGCTACTACCGCCAAGGAGATGAGGGAACGCAAGATGAAAGTTAGTCGTTTCATAGCAGACACTTCTCACGAATGCATAGTTACCGATGGATGATAAGCCACTGGCCATTCTGGTTGAATGACCAGTGGGAACGCACGGTTTACCTTGCTATGACTTGGGCTTTTCCTTGAATGACCCAACTGCTCCTTCTAGTAGAGAGGGAGTGTAGCCAGCCTTCTCAACTGCTTCCCACAACTCCTTGGGAG
It encodes:
- a CDS encoding efflux RND transporter periplasmic adaptor subunit; amino-acid sequence: MKRLTFILRSLISLAVVAALLVGGWLTRDTWKGWLLRTRPAGESSKTDDHALDNPERLKLSKQAKANLGLKTGTVELTTYWRTAQMPGTIVERPGLSNRGVSTTLSGIITKINVLPGQLVKPGDNLFQLRLVSEYLQNTQAQLYKTTRDLQINADEQQRLKAVADSQSLFKSKLLDLGYEERRLQAALDTHKQDLLTRGLSLDDVNQVMSGKFLTEFFVRAPRKAEDGDKFVYEVEELKVQLGELVQAGQVLAFLANHQALDVEGKAFEQESPLLQVASKENWPIQMVLLDSSSEWSSAPTQLSIRFIASHIDPMTRMLSFYLPVDNAVRETPANGGSVRRVWRFRPGQRVRLGVPVEKMNDVFVLPREAIVHEGSDAFVFRQNGSLLERKPVYVRYEDQDNAVIANDGSITPGNVIAINAAVQLNRALKAKAEGEAGGQGHDHSGHSH